A region of Candidatus Woesearchaeota archaeon DNA encodes the following proteins:
- a CDS encoding DNA-directed RNA polymerase yields the protein MEEKNMGNFNRGGGGGGGFKRDFQPRQMHKTTCSKCGNECEVPFKPGEGRPVYCRDCYQSMKKF from the coding sequence ATGGAGGAGAAGAATATGGGAAATTTTAACCGTGGCGGCGGCGGTGGCGGAGGCTTTAAGCGAGACTTTCAACCACGTCAAATGCACAAGACAACCTGCTCAAAGTGTGGCAATGAATGTGAAGTTCCTTTCAAGCCAGGAGAAGGCAGACCAGTTTACTGCAGAGATTGCTATCAAAGCATGAAAAAATTTTAG